A section of the Citrus sinensis cultivar Valencia sweet orange chromosome 8, DVS_A1.0, whole genome shotgun sequence genome encodes:
- the LOC102618886 gene encoding putative phytosulfokines 6 has translation MKRSFQFSAFLLLILLIFSSEISARFMGTKQGQEEVKLKELSSEVSLQEMEKSESMTLMGMEACDENGDEECLKRRIIAEAHLDYIYTQHHKP, from the exons ATGAAGCGCAGCTTTCAATTCAGTGCTTTTCTCCTCCTCATCCTTCTCATTTTCTCATCCGAAATCTCTGCCCGTTTCATGGGAACCAAACAAG GACAAGAGGAGGTAAAGCTTAAGGAGCTCAGTAGTGAAGTTTCTCTTCAGGAGATGGAGAAAAGTGAATCAATGACT CTAATGGGAATGGAGGCATGTGATGAGAATGGAGATGAAGAATGCTTGAAGAGAAGAATCATAGCAGAGGCTCACTTGGACTACATCTACACCCAGCATCACAAGCCTTga